In Natronoarchaeum philippinense, a single window of DNA contains:
- a CDS encoding MarR family transcriptional regulator — protein MGASETARLDTEDGDATWDDVRDLPPSAKLVAKVLEYNDTLTQSQLAEETLLPPRTVRYALNRLEEEDVVDSRFSFSDARKRLYTLAIE, from the coding sequence ATGGGTGCATCAGAGACAGCGCGACTGGATACCGAAGATGGCGATGCGACTTGGGACGACGTTCGTGATCTCCCTCCGAGCGCCAAGCTCGTAGCGAAAGTTCTGGAGTACAACGACACGCTCACCCAGAGCCAACTCGCCGAGGAGACGCTGTTGCCGCCCCGAACCGTCCGATACGCACTGAATCGACTCGAAGAAGAAGATGTCGTCGACTCCCGGTTTTCTTTCTCGGACGCTCGAAAGCGACTCTACACGCTGGCGATCGAGTGA
- the pan1 gene encoding proteasome-activating nucleotidase Pan1, which yields MTDTVDDVDLPYDEEDTSQQEKIEALRERLEVLESQNEEMRDKLLDANAENNKYQQKLERLTHENKKLKQSPLFVATVQELTDEGVIIKQHGNNQEALTEVTEEMRSDLEPDDRVAVNNSLSVVKSLEDETDVRARVMQVDESPEVTYEDIGGIEEQINEVRETVEMPLKNPGAFDEVGIQPPSGVLLYGPPGTGKTMLAKAVANQTDATFIKMAGSELVHKFIGEGAKLVRDLFQVARDHEPAVIFIDEIDAIAAKRTESKTSGDAEVQRTMMQLLSEMDGFEDRGEIRIIAATNRFDMLDRAILRPGRFDRLIEVPKPDTDGREIIFQIHTRDMNVADDVDFAELARMADEASGADVKAICTEAGMFAIRDDRTDIRMEDFEEAWRKIQKESEDEDISKTFA from the coding sequence ATGACCGATACTGTGGACGACGTCGACCTCCCCTACGACGAGGAGGACACGTCACAGCAGGAGAAAATAGAGGCTCTCCGCGAGCGTCTCGAAGTTCTGGAGTCCCAGAACGAAGAGATGCGCGACAAACTGCTGGACGCGAACGCGGAGAACAACAAGTACCAGCAGAAACTCGAACGGCTCACCCACGAGAACAAGAAACTCAAGCAGTCCCCGCTGTTCGTGGCGACCGTTCAGGAACTCACCGACGAGGGCGTCATCATCAAGCAACACGGCAACAATCAGGAGGCGCTCACCGAGGTTACCGAGGAGATGCGCTCGGACCTCGAACCCGACGACCGCGTCGCCGTGAACAACTCGCTGTCGGTCGTGAAGTCCCTCGAGGACGAGACCGACGTTCGCGCCCGCGTGATGCAGGTCGACGAGTCGCCGGAAGTCACCTACGAGGACATCGGCGGCATCGAAGAGCAGATCAACGAGGTCCGCGAGACCGTCGAGATGCCGCTGAAGAACCCCGGTGCCTTCGACGAGGTCGGCATCCAGCCGCCCAGCGGCGTCCTGCTGTACGGCCCGCCCGGCACCGGCAAGACGATGCTGGCCAAGGCCGTCGCCAACCAGACCGACGCCACCTTCATCAAGATGGCCGGCTCGGAGCTCGTCCACAAGTTCATCGGCGAGGGCGCGAAGCTGGTTCGGGACCTGTTCCAAGTTGCGCGCGACCACGAGCCCGCCGTGATCTTCATCGACGAGATCGACGCCATCGCCGCCAAGCGCACCGAGTCCAAGACCTCCGGCGACGCCGAGGTCCAGCGGACGATGATGCAGTTGCTCTCGGAGATGGACGGCTTCGAGGACCGCGGCGAGATCCGCATCATCGCGGCGACCAACCGCTTCGATATGCTCGACCGGGCGATTCTTCGCCCCGGCCGGTTCGACCGCCTCATCGAGGTGCCAAAGCCCGACACGGACGGCCGCGAGATCATCTTCCAGATCCACACCCGCGACATGAACGTCGCCGACGACGTGGACTTCGCGGAACTGGCGCGCATGGCCGACGAGGCGAGCGGCGCTGATGTTAAAGCGATCTGTACCGAGGCGGGGATGTTCGCCATCCGCGACGACCGCACCGATATCCGGATGGAGGACTTCGAGGAGGCGTGGCGGAAGATCCAGAAGGAAAGCGAAGACGAAGACATCTCCAAGACGTTCGCCTAA
- a CDS encoding DNA-directed RNA polymerase subunit P, with the protein MAYKCSRCKRDVELDEYGGVRCPYCGHRVLLKERSRDVKEVGVE; encoded by the coding sequence ATGGCGTACAAGTGCTCGCGCTGTAAACGCGACGTCGAACTCGACGAGTACGGCGGCGTTCGTTGTCCCTACTGCGGGCACCGGGTACTCCTGAAAGAGCGGAGCCGCGACGTGAAGGAAGTCGGCGTCGAGTAG
- the mre11 gene encoding DNA double-strand break repair protein Mre11 produces the protein MTRVIHTGDTHIGYRQYHSPERRRDFLDAFRGVVADAIEDDVDAVVHAGDLFHDRRPELRDLQGTVAALRDLADADVPFLAVVGNHETKRDGQWLDLFEDLGLATRLGASPELIGDTAFYGLDFVPESRRGDLDYEFEQTDADHRALVSHGLFEPFAHADWDTETVLDESNVAFDAVLLGDNHAPGKKELEGAWVTYCGSTERASASERDDRGYNVVRFENADAAGTEAVSITRRAVADTREFRFVDVELADGEGTERVRERVREHDVEDAVVIVTVEGEGEEITPAAVEEVALERGAMIARVNDRREIDDQSDVSVSFADPDDAVRERLRDLGLSSAARDIDEAVRESKVADSNVRETVETQIRERLDDGLDAFEGVAEPDGEDAAAESAATDGGDDEPRGDDADTAADSDGERVADDTSAADADTAADEPTESADDESQSSMEEYL, from the coding sequence ATGACACGGGTGATCCACACCGGCGACACCCACATCGGGTACAGGCAGTATCACTCGCCGGAGCGCCGTCGGGACTTCCTCGACGCGTTCCGGGGGGTCGTCGCCGACGCGATCGAGGACGATGTCGACGCCGTCGTTCACGCCGGCGACCTGTTCCACGACCGCCGGCCGGAGCTGCGCGACCTGCAGGGCACCGTCGCCGCGCTTCGGGACCTCGCTGACGCCGATGTTCCGTTCCTCGCGGTGGTCGGCAATCACGAGACCAAGCGCGACGGCCAATGGCTCGACCTCTTCGAGGATCTTGGCCTTGCAACCCGACTCGGCGCCAGTCCCGAACTGATCGGCGACACGGCCTTCTACGGCCTCGATTTCGTCCCCGAATCCCGCCGAGGCGATCTGGACTACGAGTTCGAGCAGACCGACGCCGACCACCGGGCGCTGGTGAGCCACGGCCTGTTCGAGCCCTTCGCCCACGCCGACTGGGACACCGAGACGGTACTCGACGAATCGAACGTCGCGTTCGACGCCGTCCTGCTGGGCGACAACCATGCGCCCGGAAAGAAGGAACTCGAAGGCGCGTGGGTCACCTACTGCGGGTCGACCGAGCGCGCCAGCGCCAGCGAGCGCGACGATCGGGGCTACAACGTCGTCCGGTTCGAGAATGCCGACGCCGCCGGCACCGAGGCCGTCTCGATCACTCGCCGCGCGGTCGCCGACACGCGCGAGTTCCGCTTCGTCGACGTGGAACTCGCAGACGGCGAGGGAACCGAGCGGGTCCGTGAGCGCGTCCGCGAGCACGATGTCGAGGACGCCGTCGTGATCGTCACCGTCGAGGGCGAGGGCGAGGAGATCACGCCCGCCGCCGTCGAGGAGGTCGCCCTCGAACGCGGGGCGATGATCGCTCGCGTCAACGACCGACGGGAGATCGACGACCAGTCCGATGTCAGCGTCAGCTTCGCCGACCCCGACGACGCCGTCCGCGAGCGCCTGCGCGACCTCGGGCTCAGCTCTGCCGCCCGCGACATCGACGAGGCCGTCCGCGAGAGCAAGGTCGCCGACTCGAACGTCCGCGAAACCGTCGAGACCCAGATCCGGGAGCGTCTGGACGACGGACTCGACGCGTTCGAGGGCGTCGCCGAACCAGATGGTGAGGACGCCGCTGCTGAGAGCGCAGCCACTGATGGCGGCGACGACGAGCCCCGCGGCGACGACGCCGACACCGCAGCCGACAGCGACGGCGAGCGAGTCGCAGACGATACCAGCGCCGCAGACGCCGACACCGCAGCCGACGAGCCCACCGAAAGTGCGGACGACGAGTCCCAGTCATCCATGGAGGAGTACCTGTGA
- a CDS encoding DUF3194 domain-containing protein, with protein MPSDEAVVQAAAEAAEGVIFARMKRSAVDDYDVRVTFEDGILEVDVYVEAPDADADEDRIADDAALAARSAVDELFDDA; from the coding sequence ATGCCATCCGACGAAGCAGTCGTTCAGGCGGCCGCGGAAGCGGCCGAAGGCGTGATTTTTGCACGCATGAAACGATCCGCGGTCGACGACTACGATGTCCGCGTCACGTTCGAGGACGGCATCCTCGAAGTCGACGTGTACGTCGAAGCGCCCGACGCGGACGCCGACGAAGACCGGATCGCCGACGACGCCGCGCTGGCCGCTCGCTCCGCCGTCGACGAGCTATTCGACGACGCGTGA
- a CDS encoding prefoldin subunit beta, with protein sequence MQGNLPPEAQEKLEQLQDLQETAQEVAVQKEEAETQLSESQTALDELEDIDEDTVMYREVGELLVETDYDEAEDDLEETVNDLEIRVETLDKQEERVQEQFEELQEELQEMLGGGGGGGPMGGMGPGGA encoded by the coding sequence ATGCAGGGTAATCTGCCGCCGGAAGCACAAGAGAAACTCGAACAGCTTCAGGACCTTCAGGAGACGGCTCAGGAAGTCGCCGTCCAGAAGGAAGAAGCCGAAACACAACTCAGCGAGTCCCAGACGGCCCTCGACGAGCTCGAGGACATCGACGAGGACACCGTGATGTACCGCGAGGTCGGCGAACTGCTCGTCGAGACCGACTACGACGAGGCCGAGGACGACCTCGAGGAGACGGTCAACGACCTCGAGATCCGCGTCGAGACGCTCGACAAGCAGGAAGAGCGCGTTCAGGAGCAGTTCGAGGAGCTTCAGGAGGAGCTTCAGGAGATGCTCGGCGGTGGCGGCGGTGGCGGCCCGATGGGCGGCATGGGCCCCGGCGGCGCATAA
- a CDS encoding GMP synthase subunit A has product MTKIDVVDNHGQFTHLEQRALRDMGVDVELIDNETPPEEIDADGLVLSGGPDIDDIGRCGEYLDLDVPVLGICLGMQIIADELGGRVGGGEYGGYADVTVDVLDDDDPLTGSLAPETRVWASHADEVKELPDGFTLTGQSDVCDVEAMSNADRDLYGVQWHPEVAHTEEGEELFENFVDICNR; this is encoded by the coding sequence ATGACGAAGATCGACGTGGTCGACAACCACGGCCAGTTCACGCATCTGGAGCAGCGCGCGCTCCGGGATATGGGCGTCGACGTGGAGCTTATCGACAACGAGACGCCGCCGGAAGAGATCGACGCCGACGGACTCGTGCTCTCAGGCGGACCGGATATCGACGATATCGGCCGCTGTGGCGAGTATCTCGATTTGGACGTGCCGGTGCTTGGCATCTGTCTGGGCATGCAGATCATCGCCGACGAGCTCGGTGGACGCGTCGGCGGCGGCGAGTACGGCGGCTACGCCGACGTAACCGTCGACGTGCTCGACGACGACGACCCGCTAACTGGCTCGCTCGCCCCTGAAACCCGAGTCTGGGCGAGCCACGCCGACGAGGTCAAAGAGCTCCCCGATGGCTTCACGCTCACCGGACAGAGCGACGTCTGCGACGTCGAAGCAATGAGCAACGCCGACCGGGATCTCTACGGTGTCCAGTGGCATCCCGAAGTCGCCCACACCGAAGAGGGCGAAGAGCTGTTCGAGAACTTCGTCGATATCTGCAACCGCTGA
- a CDS encoding KEOPS complex subunit Pcc1, translating to MDAPVHQATYDFDYDSAEAAAIVERSIRQEIGEIDDDRSSVALERTGRTVRVDVAAADLIALRAATNTWLSLVGVAEETCDVGRTRSPS from the coding sequence ATGGACGCGCCCGTCCACCAGGCGACGTACGATTTCGACTACGATTCTGCGGAGGCCGCTGCTATCGTCGAGCGGAGCATCCGCCAAGAGATCGGCGAGATCGACGACGACCGCTCCAGCGTCGCTCTCGAACGAACCGGCCGAACGGTCCGCGTCGACGTAGCGGCGGCCGACCTGATTGCGCTCCGTGCGGCGACCAACACGTGGCTATCACTGGTCGGCGTCGCCGAGGAAACGTGCGACGTGGGCCGTACCCGTTCGCCGTCCTAA
- a CDS encoding orc1/cdc6 family replication initiation protein: MPLFDRDTTIFRDEDVLREDYQPDSIQERDEELDAYKTALQPVVNGAQPRNIFLYGKTGVGKTVATRFLLDHLRRDVEEYDDVDLSIVWLNCNNLTSSYQVAANLVNELRPPGEQISTTGYPQQKIFDMLYDELERLGGTVLIVLDEIDHIGDDDDLLYELPRARANGYLSAGKPGIIGISNDFSFRSGLSPKVKDALCEEEIHFSPYVASELESILDQRAAKALHEDVLAEGVLPLCAALAAQDTGSARQALDLLYKAGDLARSQDVTQVTEKHVRDAQRALERGRIKQGMVELTQHGHLSLVAVLSLALEEETPARVREIYPRYRSAAEYVGTNPLVRRRMHDHLSDLAMQGILHRNTRNEGRAGGKYYVYDLDVAVEMVTDVVDDLETVDLPPNVVRQAEQTDLTAH, encoded by the coding sequence ATGCCGCTGTTCGATCGGGACACGACAATATTTCGTGACGAGGATGTCCTGCGCGAGGACTACCAGCCCGATTCGATCCAAGAGCGCGACGAGGAGCTCGACGCGTACAAGACTGCGCTCCAGCCCGTCGTCAACGGCGCCCAACCGCGGAATATCTTCCTTTATGGGAAGACTGGAGTCGGGAAGACGGTCGCTACGCGCTTTCTCCTCGATCATCTCCGTCGGGACGTCGAAGAGTACGACGATGTCGATCTATCGATCGTCTGGTTGAACTGCAACAACCTGACGAGTTCGTATCAGGTGGCCGCGAATCTGGTGAACGAACTCCGACCGCCCGGCGAGCAGATCAGCACCACGGGCTATCCCCAGCAGAAGATTTTCGACATGCTCTACGACGAGCTCGAACGGCTGGGCGGAACGGTGCTGATCGTCCTCGACGAGATCGACCACATCGGCGACGACGACGACCTACTGTACGAGCTGCCACGGGCACGTGCCAACGGGTACCTCTCAGCCGGCAAGCCCGGCATTATCGGCATCAGCAACGACTTCAGCTTCCGAAGTGGCCTTTCACCGAAGGTCAAGGACGCGCTGTGTGAGGAAGAGATTCACTTCTCGCCGTACGTCGCCAGCGAACTGGAGTCCATTCTCGACCAGCGGGCCGCCAAGGCATTACACGAAGACGTTCTCGCAGAGGGCGTCCTACCGCTGTGTGCCGCACTCGCGGCACAGGACACTGGCAGCGCGCGACAGGCGCTCGACCTACTGTACAAAGCGGGCGACCTCGCGCGTTCGCAGGACGTTACACAGGTCACCGAAAAGCACGTCCGGGACGCACAGCGTGCGCTCGAACGCGGACGGATCAAGCAGGGTATGGTCGAGCTGACCCAGCATGGGCATCTCTCATTGGTCGCCGTCCTGAGCCTTGCGCTCGAAGAAGAGACGCCCGCCCGCGTGCGCGAGATCTACCCACGTTATCGGTCGGCAGCCGAGTACGTTGGAACCAACCCACTCGTTCGTCGCCGAATGCACGACCATCTCTCCGATTTAGCGATGCAGGGTATCCTTCACCGGAACACCCGTAACGAGGGACGAGCCGGGGGGAAGTACTACGTGTACGACCTCGATGTCGCTGTCGAGATGGTCACGGACGTGGTCGACGACTTGGAAACGGTCGACCTTCCTCCGAACGTCGTGCGGCAGGCGGAACAGACCGATCTCACGGCACACTAG
- a CDS encoding 50S ribosomal protein L37ae: MAEGKNGRTGSAGRFGARYGRVARKRISEIEDDMNADHTCPECGGDTIDRAGTGIWACRRCDHKFAGGTYRPETPGGKSVERSIRAALAEDE; this comes from the coding sequence ATGGCCGAAGGTAAGAACGGACGGACCGGGAGTGCGGGCCGCTTTGGCGCGCGCTACGGCCGCGTCGCCCGCAAGCGAATTTCGGAGATCGAAGACGACATGAACGCCGACCACACCTGTCCGGAGTGTGGCGGCGACACTATCGACCGCGCCGGCACGGGCATCTGGGCCTGCCGTCGCTGTGACCACAAGTTCGCCGGCGGCACCTACCGGCCGGAGACGCCCGGTGGAAAGAGCGTCGAGCGATCGATTCGCGCCGCCCTCGCAGAGGACGAGTAA